Below is a genomic region from Microbacterium sp. KUDC0406.
GAGATGCTGCAGCGGCTCCCTCGAGGATCGCCGCTCGGCCAGCGCGGCCAGTTCCCGCACATCCTGATCCGTGATCGTGTCACCACGCAGCGATGCCGCCTGCACTCCGCCGCGGGAGAGCCCGAGAACGTGTCCGGCGAGCAGTTCGGCATCGACCTGAGGGTCGGGAACGCCCGCGTCCGCGAGCAGCCGGGTGACAGCGCGCAGCCGCGCGGAGAGGGTGTCGGGCATGTGTTTCAGAGTAGGGCACGACCCCTGACACAAACGGTCATCCGGAAAGACGTCCCCGTTAGGCTTGCGGCACTCGACACCCATCGAACCCTGCAATCGAAAGGTCGCCATGTCCGGCATCCACTCCGACATCACCTCCACCTTCGGGAACACCCCGCTCGTGCGGCTGAACCGGCTCACGGAGGGCCTCGGCGCCACCGTCCTGGTCAAGCTCGAGTCGTTCAACCCGGCCTCGAGCGTGAAGGATCGCATCGGCATCGCGATCGTCGACGCAGCCGAGGCCTCCGGCGAGCTCAAGCCCGGCGGCACGATCGTCGAGGCCACCAGCGGAAACACCGGCATCGCCCTGGCCATGGTGGGCGCGGCGCGCGGCTACCGCGTCATCCTCACCATGCCCGCATCGATGTCGAAGGAGCGCCGCGTGCTGCTGAAGGCGTTCGGCGCCGAGCTCGTACTGAGCGACCCGACCAAGGGCATGAGCGGAGCGATCGAGGCTCTCGAGGAGATCATCGAGACCACCCCGGGCGCCGTCTGGGCCCGCCAGTTCGAGAACGCCGCGAACCCGCAGATCCACCGTGACACCACCGCGCAGGAGATCCTGCGCGACACCGACGGGAACGTCGACATCTTCATCGCCGGAGTCGGCACCGGCGGGACCGTCACCGGGGCGGGCCAGGCTCTGAAGGCCGCCAAGCCCGACGTGCAGGTGATCGCCGTCGAGCCCAAGGACTCCCCGCTGCTCTCCGAGGGGCGCGTCGGACCCGCCAAGATCCAGGGCATCGGCCCGAACTTCGTGCCGGCCGTGCTGGACCGCGACGTCATCGACGAGATCATCACTGCGGAGTTCGACGAGTCCCTCGAGACCTCGCGCGCCCTCGCCGCGAAGGAGGGCCTGCTGGTGGGCATCTCCAGCGGCGCCGCCGTCGCCCAGGCGCTGAAGGTGGCCGCCCGCCCCGAGAACGCCGGCAAGACGATCGTCGTGATCGCACCGGACACCGGCGAGCGCTACATCTCCACCGCGCTGTTCGAGGACCTGCGCGAGGACTGATGGGTTTCTTCGGCTGGGTCCCTGAGCCTGTCGAAGGGTGGGTCGGGCGGATGCGCGAGGATGTCGCGTCCGCCCGGCTTCGCGATCCCGCTGCGCGCGGCGCGGTGGAGATCGCTCTGCTGTACCCCGGGCTGCACGCGATCTGGGCGCATCGCGTGAACCACGCACTGTGGCGGCGCGGCCTGCGCTTCCCCGCTCGACTGGGCTCGCAGCTGACGCGCTGGCTCACCGGGATCGAGATCCATCCCGCGGCGGTCATCGGCAGGCGGTTCTTCATCGACCACGGCATGGGTGTGGTGATCGGCGAGACCGCCGAGATCGGCGACGACGTCATGCTCTATCACGGCGTGACGCTCGGCGGCCGGACCAGGGATGCCGGCAAGCGGCATCCCACTCTCGAGGACGGCGTCGTCGTCGGCGCCGGGGCGAAGATCCTCGGCCCCGTCGTGATCGGAGCCGGCACGGCCATCGGAGCGAATGCCGTGGTGACGAAGGACGCCCCGGCGGATGTCGTGCTCACCGGGGTCCCGGCCAAGGTCCGCACCCGGGTGCCCGGCGAGAACCTCGCACATCTCCTCTCCGCACCCGAGTACCTGATCTGAGCCCCGCGCTCCCCCGGCCCCGCGTACGCTCGGGGGCATGCACTGGGTGCTGCACGTCGACCTCGACCAGTTCATCGCGGCGGTCGAGGTGCTGCGGCGCCCCGAACTCGCGGGGCTCCCCGTCATCGTCGGCGGCCGCGGCGACCCCACCGAGCGTGCGGTGGTGTCCACGGCGTCGTACGAGGCTCGGGCCTTCGGCGTCGGATCGGGGATGCCACTGCGCATCGCGGCGCGCAAGGCACCGGATGCCGTCATCCTCCCCGTCGACGCGCCGGCGTACCTCGCCGCCTCGGAGGAGGTGATGTCCGAGCTGCGCGCGCAGCCGGGCGCCGTCGTGCAGGTGCTCGGCTGGGACGAGGCGTTCGTCGGAGTCGACACCGAGGACCCGGAGGCGTATGCGCGCGGCATCCAACAGGCGGTACTCGCCAGGACTGCGCTGCACTGCAGCGTCGGCATCGGCGACACACTGGTGCGGGCGAAGATCGCCACCGGCTTCGGCAAGCCGCGCGGGGTCTTCCGGCTCACCGCGCAGAACTGGGACGAAGTGATGGGCGAGCGCCCCGTGATCGAGCTCTGGGGCGTCGGCTCGAAGATCTCCCGGCGCCTGCTCAGTCTCGGCATCCGCACCGTCGCCGAACTCGCCGCGGCCCCTGACGGCGCTCTCACGGCGGAGTTCGGACCGAGGATGGGCCTCTGGTACCAGGAGCTCGGTCGCGGAGGGTCGTCAGACGTCGTCGACGACACGCCCTGGGTGCCCCGAGGGCACAGCAGGGAGACGACCTACCAGACCGACCTCTCAGACCGGGCCGAGATAGAGGATGCGGCCCTGGCGCTGCTCGACCAGGTGCTCGCGGACGTCGGCGAGGACGGGCGACCCGTCATCGAGCTCGGCTTGAAGGTGCGTTACGCGCCGTTCACGACGAAGACGTTCACCAAGCGGGTGGCCGCGACCACTGATCGCGACGTCGTGGTCGCAAAGGCTCGCGAGATGATCGTGAGGATCGACCACGATCGACCGGTGCGGCTGCTCGGCATGCGCGCCGAGATGGCGATGCCGGAGGATGCCAGGGACGGGCACACGCCCACGCGGGGCGGATGGTGAGCGCTCAGGGAGCCTCGACCAGGCCTCCGCTGTGCACCGGACGGATCTCGACCGCGCCTCCGGCGAGCACGGCGGGGTTGTGGCGCGCCAGTCGTGCCGCCTCGTCGATGTCGGCTGCCTCGATGACGTAGAAGCCCGCGACGACGTCGCCGTCCGGCCGATGCACGCCCTCGACGTCACCGGACCTCCTGACGGTCTTCGCGAACTCTTTCGGCGTGAGCGCGTAGGCGAGGCTCATCCTGCCACTGGCGGCGAGCGCCTCATAGTCGTCATCGCACTCCTTCAGCTCCTCCGGCGTCGCATCGGGAGCGTGGGCGGAATCGGAGACATGGATGAGGACGGCGAACTGCGGCATGGAATCTCCTGAAGTCGTGGGCGGATCGAGCCTAGCCCCCGCCTCCGACCGAGGGGAAGGACTCGCCCTCAGCTGCCGACGGCGGACAGCCGCTCGGCCTCGTCGGCCTCGATGCACGAGGCGATGACCGGAGCGAGTGCGCCGTCCATCACCTGGTCGAGGTTGTACGCCTTGTATCCGGTGCGGTGGTCGGCGATCCGGTTCTCGGGGAAGTTGTAGGTGCGGATGCGCTCGGAGCGGTCCATCCCGCGGATCTGACTCTTCCGGGCATCCGATGCCGCGGCGGCGAGCTCCTCCTGCTGCCTGGCCAGCAGCCGCGCGCGCAGCACGCGCATGCCGGCCTCGCGGTTCTGCAGCTGCGACTTCTCGTTCTGCATCGACACCACGATGCCGGTGGGCACGTGGGTGATGCGCACCGCCGAGTCGGTGGTGTTCACGGACTGGCCGCCGGGGCCCGACGAGCGGAACACGTCGATCTTCAGATCGTTCTGATCGATCTGGATCTCCTCGGGCTCGTCGACCTCGGGGAACACCAGCACACCGGTGGTGGAGGTGTGGATGCGCCCCTGGGACTCGGTCGCCGGAACACGCTGCACGCGGTGCACGCCGCCCTCGTACTTCAGGTGCGCCCAGACCCCCTGGGCGGGGTCGGTGGAAGATCCCTTGATCGCGACCTGCACGTCCTTGTAGCCGCCCAGGTCGGACTCGTTCCGCTCCAGCAGCTCGGTCCTCCACCCCATCGAAGCGGCGTACTGCAGATACATCCGCAGCAGGTCGGCGGCGAACA
It encodes:
- the epsC gene encoding serine O-acetyltransferase EpsC, with translation MREDVASARLRDPAARGAVEIALLYPGLHAIWAHRVNHALWRRGLRFPARLGSQLTRWLTGIEIHPAAVIGRRFFIDHGMGVVIGETAEIGDDVMLYHGVTLGGRTRDAGKRHPTLEDGVVVGAGAKILGPVVIGAGTAIGANAVVTKDAPADVVLTGVPAKVRTRVPGENLAHLLSAPEYLI
- the cysK gene encoding cysteine synthase A, which translates into the protein MSGIHSDITSTFGNTPLVRLNRLTEGLGATVLVKLESFNPASSVKDRIGIAIVDAAEASGELKPGGTIVEATSGNTGIALAMVGAARGYRVILTMPASMSKERRVLLKAFGAELVLSDPTKGMSGAIEALEEIIETTPGAVWARQFENAANPQIHRDTTAQEILRDTDGNVDIFIAGVGTGGTVTGAGQALKAAKPDVQVIAVEPKDSPLLSEGRVGPAKIQGIGPNFVPAVLDRDVIDEIITAEFDESLETSRALAAKEGLLVGISSGAAVAQALKVAARPENAGKTIVVIAPDTGERYISTALFEDLRED
- a CDS encoding YciI family protein, with protein sequence MPQFAVLIHVSDSAHAPDATPEELKECDDDYEALAASGRMSLAYALTPKEFAKTVRRSGDVEGVHRPDGDVVAGFYVIEAADIDEAARLARHNPAVLAGGAVEIRPVHSGGLVEAP
- a CDS encoding DNA polymerase IV, producing the protein MHWVLHVDLDQFIAAVEVLRRPELAGLPVIVGGRGDPTERAVVSTASYEARAFGVGSGMPLRIAARKAPDAVILPVDAPAYLAASEEVMSELRAQPGAVVQVLGWDEAFVGVDTEDPEAYARGIQQAVLARTALHCSVGIGDTLVRAKIATGFGKPRGVFRLTAQNWDEVMGERPVIELWGVGSKISRRLLSLGIRTVAELAAAPDGALTAEFGPRMGLWYQELGRGGSSDVVDDTPWVPRGHSRETTYQTDLSDRAEIEDAALALLDQVLADVGEDGRPVIELGLKVRYAPFTTKTFTKRVAATTDRDVVVAKAREMIVRIDHDRPVRLLGMRAEMAMPEDARDGHTPTRGGW